A single window of Prochlorococcus marinus XMU1410 DNA harbors:
- a CDS encoding amidohydrolase, protein MNRDQFYKKIDSFNDELINLRRHIHAHPELSGLENQTAILITGFLKNIGWNVRESIGRTGVIADFGPLDEGIIGLRVDMDALPIFEETKLSFSSKVDGVMHACGHDLHISIGLGVAKIIKDLKLNFGTRIIFQPAEEIASGARWMIKDGATNGLTHILGVHVYPDLSVGTIGIKEGSLTAAAGELKVEIKGKSGHGARPHEGVDAIWVASKVITGIQESITRKLDPLDPVVITFGKINGGNAFNVLAEKVNLIGTVRCTNRKVFKNMGNWLNENITSLANSCGAEAKIIFREITPAVNNNSEINRVLRDSGIKVLGQENVIELQKPSLGAEDFAEFLNEIPGAMFRLGVASANGCAPLHSSKFDPDERAIAVGIKVITESIVKLNNEKINAIGK, encoded by the coding sequence ATGATGAATTAATTAACTTAAGAAGACATATCCATGCACATCCGGAATTAAGTGGACTTGAAAATCAAACAGCGATCTTGATAACTGGTTTCTTGAAAAATATTGGTTGGAATGTTAGAGAATCTATAGGTAGAACAGGAGTCATAGCTGATTTTGGACCCTTAGATGAAGGCATTATAGGTTTAAGAGTGGATATGGATGCTTTGCCAATATTTGAGGAAACTAAATTAAGTTTTTCTTCAAAAGTTGATGGTGTTATGCATGCTTGTGGTCACGATTTGCATATATCAATTGGATTGGGGGTGGCAAAAATTATTAAGGATTTAAAACTAAATTTTGGGACTCGGATAATTTTTCAGCCCGCTGAAGAAATTGCGAGTGGAGCTAGATGGATGATTAAGGATGGTGCAACTAATGGTTTAACCCATATATTGGGGGTTCATGTTTACCCAGATTTATCAGTAGGGACTATTGGTATTAAAGAGGGAAGTTTAACTGCAGCTGCGGGAGAACTTAAGGTAGAGATTAAAGGAAAATCAGGCCATGGTGCTCGACCTCATGAAGGAGTTGATGCCATTTGGGTAGCCTCTAAAGTTATCACAGGAATTCAAGAATCAATAACTAGGAAGTTAGACCCTTTAGATCCTGTAGTAATAACTTTTGGGAAAATAAATGGTGGCAATGCATTCAATGTTCTTGCAGAAAAGGTTAATTTAATTGGTACAGTTAGATGCACTAATCGTAAAGTATTTAAGAATATGGGTAATTGGCTCAATGAAAATATCACTTCTCTAGCTAATAGTTGCGGAGCTGAAGCAAAAATAATATTTAGAGAAATAACTCCGGCAGTTAATAATAATTCTGAAATTAATAGAGTCCTCAGAGATTCGGGAATTAAGGTTTTGGGTCAGGAAAATGTTATTGAATTGCAAAAACCATCACTAGGAGCAGAGGATTTTGCTGAATTTTTAAATGAGATTCCAGGGGCTATGTTTAGGCTTGGCGTTGCTAGTGCTAATGGATGCGCTCCTCTTCATAGTTCTAAATTTGATCCAGATGAGAGAGCTATTGCTGTTGGAATTAAAGTAATCA